One genomic segment of Clavelina lepadiformis chromosome 3, kaClaLepa1.1, whole genome shotgun sequence includes these proteins:
- the LOC143449287 gene encoding uncharacterized protein LOC143449287, whose product MIRDLAFYVLLLTAVSLALAQDDTSTGDVSDSDDGNVTSRFFNLLGPSNGGGGLGNLFQNPYGLLSLFQGAGDEQNLLCYYLYTLLSQSYGGGQGQTGSIPWQLLPYLTGTQGGNPLTGGNPLTGGNSLLHYFSLSGLTQQGGGLNNLLFVLPLISEICEDVSLPFLPFLGGLGSQYGQNPYSPPGYNPGYSGGQNPYNPYNPYNPYNPYNPYNPQGGNHLFAPSGPVANPHHPCSQPCTPPQTCQVNSVTGQYHCACPYGQLYCGQNNQYPPPSPQCPFPCLPPKVCQYNQLTAQSNCVCPYGNPTCGQYQNTCIQPCQYPKICQNNQCVCPLNNPTCVNVYG is encoded by the exons ATGATCAGGGATCTAGCTTTCTACGTTTTGCTTTTAACCGCTGTATCACTAGCATTGGCTCAAGACGACACCAGCACGGGTGACGTCAGTGACAGTGATGATGGAAACGTTACCTCAAGATTTTTCAATCTCCTAGGACCGTCAAATGGCGGAGGAGGCCTGGGGAACCTCTTTCAGAACCCGTACGGCTTGCTCAGCTTATTCCAGGGTGCAGGCGACGAGCAAAATCTATTGTGCTACTACTTGTATACTTTACTCAGTCAATCTTACGGAGGAGGACAAGGGCAAACCGGGAGTATACCGTGGCAGCTTTTACCTTACCTCACCGGCACCCAAGGTGGAAATCCTCTAACTGGTGGAAATCCTCTGACTGGAGGAAATTCTCTTCTTCATTATTTTTCGCTTTCTGGCTTGACTCAACAAGGAGGAGGTCTAAATAATCTTCTTTTTGTGCTTCCGCTCATTTCTGAAATCTGTGAAGACGTAAGCTTGCCGTTTTTACCGTTCCTTGGCGGTTTGGGTTCACAATATGGTCAAAACCCCTACTCGCCACCAGGTTACAACCCGGGATACTCAGGTGGACAGAACCCTTATA ATCCCTATAACCCTTACAACCCTTACAACCCTTACAACCCATACAACCCACAAGGCGGAAACCACCTATTTGCACCTTCTGGACCAGTTGCTAACCCTCACCACC CTTGCAGTCAGCCCTGCACCCCGCCCCAAACTTGCCAAGTTAATTCTGTGACCGGGCAGTACCATTGCGCTTGTCCGTATGGCCAGCTCTATTGTG GTCAAAACAACCAATACCCTCCTCCGTCGCCTCAATGCCCGTTTCCTTGCTTGCCTCCAAAAGTTTGCCAATATAATCAACTCACAGCACAATCCAACTGCGTTTGCCCTTACGGCAACCCTACTTGTG GTCAATACCAAAATACTTGCATCCAACCTTGTCAATATCCAAAAATTTGCCAGAATAACCAATGTGTTTGCCCACTCAACAATCCAACATGCGTAAATG TATACGGATGA
- the LOC143449968 gene encoding uncharacterized protein LOC143449968: MAKLLLFSICLLCVFGLTLSQGGFNTFSNVNNGGDPDAELTQRLFGLFDNNDGNSTGNSPLCIFALASLGQNGQLGGGQNLLQLLYYWNSLTKGNLFEGDVMEVLLPFLFGGQGGLGGQNIFQLLPYLTGANGGGSSNVLSLFSLLGPQGRFGGAQNPFQLFQTLQLFCGADNQLSLLQILPLLGGGGFGGSQAFQPYNPFSPQGVGSNPNVNNNNNNNVIPGLFGK; the protein is encoded by the exons ATGGCGAAATTGTTACTTTTTTCGATCTGCTTGCTCTGTGTCTTCGGCTTAACACTCAGCCAAGGTGGCTTCAACACCTTTTCGAATGTGAACAACGGCGGTGATCCTGATGCAGAGTTAACTCAAAGGCTCTTCGGTTTGTTCGATAACAACGACGGTAACTCCACAGGCAACAGCCCACTGTGCATCTTTGCACTCGCATCTCTTGGACAAAACGGACAACTAGGAGGAGGACAGAATCTTCTGCAACTCCTTTATTACTGGAACTCTTTGACTAAGGGGAATCTGTTCGAAGGAGACGTTATGGAGGTTTTGCTCCCCTTCCTCTTCGGAGGTCAAGGCGGACTCGGAggccaaaatattttccagcTTCTTCCTTACTTGACCGGCGCGAATGGAGGGGGTTCTTCAAACGTTCTGAGTCTTTTTAGCCTACTAGGTCCTCAAGGTAGATTCGGCGGGGCACAGAATCCTTTTCAGCTTTTTCAAACCCTGCAGCTGTTTTGCGGAGCAGATAACCAATTGTCTCTCCTTCAAATTCTTCCTTTGCTGGGAGGAGGTGGCTTTGGGGGCTCGCAAGCGTTCCAACCTTACAACCCGTTCAGTCCGCAAGgagtgggttcgaatcccaatgtaaacaacaataacaacaataatGTTATTCCAG gGCTATTCGGAAAATGA